ctcacaactgtctcacacctgagtctcacacctgtctcacacctgtctcacacctgtctcacacctgtctcacacctgtctcacacctgagTCTCACACCTGAGTCTCACAACAACTGtccttgtttctctttctctcagcGCTCATGGGACGCATCGCTACAAAGAATGTAACGATCAAAGCCACCGTTGGACAGCCAGTCATCATCCCCTGTTCGCTGTCAGATGTCAAGACACTCAACAATTTTTACTGGGACCAGTCTTCACCGAGAGTTTACAAATGGGACAACGGAAACGAAACGATACATCCCAGCTATGAGGGCAGAATTAAAGTCTTCAGCGCTGAGTTTGACTCCGGAAACTTTTCCATGAGACTTTCCAACGTTGGAGTTGGAGATGATAAAAAAGTGTTCACTGTTGCTGGTGATTATATTCGCCAGAATGGAACGCCCGAATTTGGTCATGATCCCTGGTGCACGGTGACGCTGGACGTTTCAGGTGAGGGCTGCGGCCTCCTTATCTCACACCTCTGCTGAAACCGCCTCTCATCATGTCCCTCCCACAGCTCCCTACGGAGATCCACGGCTGACAGTTGAACGGACGCTCGCCACTTGTACGGCAGGAGGCGGATATCCAAAATCTAGCGTGTCCTGGAAAGGGGTGAACAAATCCAACGCTGTAGAGATGGACCTGGAGGCTGAGACGTGCCCGGAAAAGGATCCAACGACTGGCACCTTCACCTTGACGAGCTCCGTCTGCGTGGAGGGGTTACAATCCGTCACCTGCTCCGTCTACGACCGTCACGCCGACCAGAAGAAGAACGCCACCCTCGACATTCCCTTATCGCACACCTCTGCTGAAACCTcaggtttctcttttttcaccaTCATTTAGAAAATCGCTTTCTTATAAAATAGAGACGTAGGAAGGGGTTGGTTATTTGGACCTGCAGGGGAGGCAGAGGGTCCGAGAACATCGAATAAACCTGAACCCCCCCTGTCAGGCGTCAAAACTAAGCCTCAGGTGTTTAGGGAAATGTTTCCGGCAAAGGGACTATTGTTGTTGGAATTGTGGCAAAGCAGGATGTCAAATAACTTTCTCTGTCCTTTCTCCACAGGCAACGCAGGAGCCAATTGGTGGTCTTTTTTTGGAGGAGTAGTTGTAGGAGGAGGAGTTCTAGGAGGAGTTCTAGTAGGTTTGGCAATTTGGTGCtaccgtaacaagaggcaaggTACACCCTGGATTAGTTGCCACAAAGACTCATGCTCACGGCTACGTAAATTTAAAGCGACTAATTCTcaattgcttgtttttggtAGCAGGAAGGGAGCGGGTGGAGAGAAATTGGAGTTGGAGGAGTGTGTCCAGGGACCAAGACCAAGGACCTGAAGAAGCAGCACCACCCGCTGCACCACCTCCCCCCCCAAATACTTTAGATGGATAGTAATGGAAAAAGAAGAATGTTTGCTGCACCGGACGCGCCTTCCACGGCTCCGCGTCTCCTTTTGTCCTCCCAGGGTTAGCTGCTAACGGCTACTAGCTGCCTGCTGAATGCTCCATTTGTGTCTGAGAAGTGTTTGACTGGCATCACACCCCGTCCACTTCTGTCTTTTTGCATTGGAAAtgattgatttgaatgtttcccTGCAGTGAGGGAATGCAGCTCAGCTGGGGCTCGTGGGATTTGTTTCTATTCCCATCTCTCCAGCTCCTGGGTGTTGTCCGGTCCGACCGATGGACTCGATACTGTAGTAGTTCTAGAGCTGGAGCCGTGGGAGACACCTGGACCGCCCCGGCAGCCGTCCAGTCCATTAATGTGTCGCATTCTGTGTGACTCTGAATGAACCGATCCAGAACTCGCCCCCCCAGCCTCCAGTCAGGCTCCAGATTTAGAGAAAGGAGACACatcaatgtgattaaaaaaaagatctgacCAAATAAAAACAGGGCTCTTTGAATCAGCGCTTCCCAGAATCCAGTTCCAGGTTTTGTCGTCATTTTTACATATTGAATATTGAATTGTTGATTGTTCTGTTGGGatgatttttgtctttattcttttcctGGTGAAACTAATCTGACGTTTGAAATACAGCATCCTAAAATTCACGGCGTGGTTCTTACTGTGCTTCAAATATGTAAAGACGCTTTCTTTATACACAAAGTTAAGTAACTTTCAGTATGGATTTAAGGATGTATTTACATGTATGAGACACTGGAGGGCGCCACCAGCTCTGAGATATGAAAACCATTCATTTAGAACGCTTGGTTCTGTTCGCTGCTCCAGAACCAGACACCAGAATCAAGCCGTGGACCCGATGGAGGGGAAAATCTCCTATTTAGTCTCAATAGTTTGACATAAAGCCGCAGTGAAACGTCACAAGGTGAGGCGGACAGTACCTCTGACTCAAGACAGGGGGCCGCGTGAGCCGGTTTGTTTGCTCTATCGGCTAAATACCcgagttacaaagaagaagaagaaatacgtgagttacaaagaagaagaagaataaataagcaagttccaaataaaaataaaaatactcgagttacaaagaagaagaagaagaagaaatacacgAATTACAAAGAAGAAAATTCATGAGTTACAAAAACCAAGAATAAATAAGCGGGTtccaaatacaaaaaaaatactcgagttacaaagaagaagaagaaatacgtgagttacaaagaagaagaaatactcGAGttacaaaaaagaagaagaagaaatacacgATTTacaaagaagacgaagaagaagaaatacgcGAGTTCACAACGAGGAAGTATTTTACGCAACAATGGAAGATGCTGTTTCAAAGCTCATAAATGTCTCCTAGCTGGACTTTCAGTCAAAAAAGAGACCCCGAATAATGGAAGGTGTGTGTCGGAGTTAAAATGTCTGCTTCGAACGTCGGGACGGAAGATAAGTCGCTCCTCTGGAACTCTCTAGATTAGAGGCTGCTAAACGAAGTCACGGACATCGGACTGGTGCGCCAATCAGCTGTGGACCGACGGGGACAGATGTTTGACAGCGGTCTGAGCCGCACGTCCTCCGGGCAGATAATGTCTCATTCTGGACAAGGTCAGGGTTCAGAATATGTCCCAGCTCGCAAACTGTCTCCTGGACAGCGTCTCGGCTTCGTGGCCCAGGGGGGGGTCGCTGTACCGGCTAGAGTCGGGATGGGACTGGCCAAGGACTTTTTGCTGGGGCAATTATCTCCATGGAGACGGAGAGACTTTTACAACTCAGAGATTTCTGCCCAGAAGGATCCGGCGGCTGGACTTCATTTAAAGGTAAAGGTAAGATGCTGTACTGCGCgttatatttaatgttttaatacatgcagtgtgtgcgtgtactttAATTTGTGCGTGAATCGCGGCATTGCAATTAAGAGTTCAGAGCAAACAGGTTGTTTCTCAGCTGCTGCGAATTTAACGCAATTGCTTGGCTAAACCTcaagtgcgtgtgcgtgtgcgcgtgtgcaaAGGGAAGCTGGTGTGAGAAAGCTAAAcctttgtaaatgtttttttccccccaatttACAAAATATGGGGTTCttatgataataaaaataaaatgctgtaatAATACGCTGGATTTTCGCTTTAACGGGGCCTCAAGGGTTAAACCCGCCAGACACGAGCCAGCTTACCTGAGCACAGGTTGGCATCacctttctttcatttgtgcATTGATCATGAAGCTGTTGTGTCGCCCGTGAAGTAGCGGCACCttgccactagagggcagtgtgTCCGCATCAGTGGCTAACCGATGCTCTTCCCAACAAGTCTCAGGACAGATGGGACAAAAGAACGCGTGTTAGTGATTCGGGGTGAAATGCGTTTAATGCCGCTTTACTTTTACGTCTAACCAATCAGGGGGAGGCACTTCGCTGCTGTACctcaccctctcctcctgcagggggcgcaTCGGAGCTGAAGAACTCGCTTCGGACTTCGCTGCAGGATAGAAATAAAACTTCTTCCCGCTCTCGTTCTCTTGGCAGCCTTCATGTTCGCgatgggccggggggggggggggggaccgtgTTCCTCCGGCGGGTCAGCGGGGATGAAAACGATCCCGATCATCTGGCGCCGTAAAGCGCAGCTGTCCGCCCGGCGTTAGCGCGTCTGTGAAAAGCTGAGCCGGCTGAACATCGGAAGACAAACTCTCTCAAATGTTTCTCAACGCGTCCCGTCGAGGACGTCCCGGCGGCGTCTCGCTGCAGCCGCGCGTTTCACCGTCACGCTTTCGCCGCAAAGCAACGACTCGAACGCGCAAATCTGCCAGACGATTTCCcacagcccccccacccccaccccgaaGCCGGGCTTCTCGAGGCCCAAAATACACAACCTTGTTGACCTCCCCTCTGAAGGTCCAGCACCCCCCCGGCCCGTCTGCGGGCTTTGAATTATAACCTCTGCGCCGCGCTGGGAGCACAATGTGACGATTGTGATTGTATTTTAATTCTGATGGCGAGTGAAAAAAGATGGCTTCCTCTGAGAACGGGGGAGATTTATGGGCCCTGTCCCGGCGCCGGCCCCGCGTCCCCTCTGATCTGCTTTTACTCCGACGACCCCTCGACCCTGGGGGGTCATTAGAGAGCCCCCCGAATGGGCCGGCTGGCTGCCAGCCCACCTCACGCGGCTTGTTTTCCAATCAAATCTCTGTATTTAACGGGGACACGAGTCCACGGGTCCGGGGCCAAGTCCAAACGGACATCTGTTTGAAATTGTTCCCCGCAATTATTTGACGTCCAACTTTGGTctcttgtttgttgttgtttgctttgagccccccccccagaagtgagagggggggggggattctttgTGGAGGTTCTGGCCCTTGGAACCGCAGTCGGAGGAGGAAGCCAGCGAGTTCTGTTTGATTCTGCACAAAGCGGGTTTTCCCTCTGGACTCGGGGACCCGCTTTTAACCGGACCAGCGCCGGGCCTAAACCGTTAGCCTCCGTTCCGTTGGGTCGCTCCCCAGAGCCGCTCCGTGTCTTCGCTGGGATCGCTGGCTCAGGACCAGCAAGTCGTCCCTCCTCTGGGACCCGTCCAAACGGCAGAACTCAGTTTCATGCGGCTGttctgcagctggaggacgaACGAGGCCGCATTGAGTGTCTCCTGCAGAACCCAAGGCTCCGAGCACCGTCTGGTCCGTTCATCTGGGACTTGTGATTCCCAACATGTCCACGCCACTCACtgacatgatgtcatcacgacGGGGCGTGGCCCATGCTGGTGACGTCACCAGGATGTTGTTGCTTCTGTAAAAACCGTCTGGATTATTAGTTCTCCAGAACCAGACTGGACCTGATGCATTCCGGTCACTGTCCTCTGATCTGCATCGGGTTTGGGTGTATCTCAGCAGGCCCGTCCTctcagtcgccccccccccccccccaggacgagACAGGACGTGTGATGATGCTTTGTCACCTCGAATGGGGCATTTTGACACTCTGGAGTGCTAAAAGCAGGAAACCAGGGACGACTGCAGCGTCTGGTTCTGGCCCAGGAGGACCAGCTGCTGAAGAGATTCtcctctgtggaggaggaggtcctcCGTCAGGTTTACGGCGGTGGGCGGAGCTTCCTGGTTTTGTTCTTCACTCGCTCACCTGTGAAGGTGCGTCGTTGCCCCTCTTGAACTTTACTGCGAACGTAAGACAAGGGTCGCTTTGTGGGCCGGCCTTCCTGCTGCTTCAGGTGAACATGCGATACTGGTGAGGTGGGTCGGACTAGCTGGGACTCTTAAAGGGAACCGGGCCCAGGTCCATGCTGCTGTTGGTTCCGCTGAGATCCTGCGCTGATGTTTGGGGGTAGAGCGTTGTCTCTGAGACGAGGAGCTGGCTGGTTCCGTCCTGCGGTGGAGGACGCTTCTGACTATACCAGCGTCAGGTTCTGCAAAACCCGAAACAAGGTCAGGAGTTCAGGCTTAGGGTGGGAAGCCTCTTCGGATTTATTCGCGTTTTCCTGCAGAAGCAGGAATGTTCAGATAAAAGGGtccagagcagaggaggagctcgGGTCAGTGTGGCCCGGAGAACATGCGAGTCAGCCAAACCCAAGACACgtcagcaaaaacagaaccacagaagaagaagagaatcCCAATAGCAGATGTTTACGGCTTTTAACGGCATCTAAAACGGCAGAAACCCAAAATCGTATCGACTCACATCTGAACGGAAGGAAAGTCCAGAAAGTTCTgggttcaggaaatgtttttggagcttcacaaagaaaaaaataaaaggagcaacaacacagaaaaaaacGACATTCATCCAGGAAACAAAACCCAGGAGTAAAATGAATCCTCACAGTGGCGCCGTTTCTCGAAATGAATTTCCCTCTTTTATTCTTTTCCCGTTTTCATGCCTCGGAGTAAACCGGATCTTCTGACCATTCATTTCTGGGATAAAGTGCGACGAACGAAGGATGAGTGggtggaaaaagaagaaagagaaggagctCGAAGGAGCTCACTAAAAACCTAATTTCCCATCAGCCCACTCATCACCATGATCAGAGGATGAGACCTCCGGTCTGACCAGCACCAGAGGAGAACCAACCAAAGGTCAGAGTCGGATCTGGAGGCTGACCTGGACTCTCCCTCCCCCCCGAGCGAGGCCACAAAGCCGGCCTTCATCGCGGTCATCCTCCGGCCTCTTTGAGGGCCGATCGTAATTCTTGACGTTCCAGAGTGTGGCTGGACGCGTTCTGCCCTCGGGCCGGCATTAGCAGGACGGGCCAGAGGTAGGTAGCCCGGGTCAGACCCGGGTCACGCCCCTCTGATGTCACAGGAAGTCTTTGATGAGGAGGCGGCAGCCAGTGAATCCCTTTATTATGATGACCCGACCTCAGAGGGCAAAGAGCAACACGTGCAGCAAGAAGACAAACTCTTCTTCATGGGTTGTCTTTAAATTTAAACGCTGCAGTCTGAACAGGTCGTCCCGACTGGACGTCCCGACTGGACGCTGCATGAATCCTTCATTCCCGTATCCTCAGATTCTTTCATTAAGTTTCTCCAATCGTCTTCCAGAGGAGCCAAAAGCTCCCGCCTTTCCAGGTCA
This region of Brachionichthys hirsutus isolate HB-005 chromosome 12, CSIRO-AGI_Bhir_v1, whole genome shotgun sequence genomic DNA includes:
- the LOC137901957 gene encoding CD276 antigen homolog, whose translation is MESVLCSGIMARTFLRLAFIAALMGRIATKNVTIKATVGQPVIIPCSLSDVKTLNNFYWDQSSPRVYKWDNGNETIHPSYEGRIKVFSAEFDSGNFSMRLSNVGVGDDKKVFTVAGDYIRQNGTPEFGHDPWCTVTLDVSAPYGDPRLTVERTLATCTAGGGYPKSSVSWKGVNKSNAVEMDLEAETCPEKDPTTGTFTLTSSVCVEGLQSVTCSVYDRHADQKKNATLDIPLSHTSAETSGNAGANWWSFFGGVVVGGGVLGGVLVGLAIWCYRNKRQAGRERVERNWSWRSVSRDQDQGPEEAAPPAAPPPPPNTLDG